The proteins below are encoded in one region of Nitrosomonas ureae:
- a CDS encoding DUF3619 family protein: MNEQEFGKNIARLLDQSSDETINQSTLYRLQSARQAALEQCEQESVKLMNSGRNISVYGRHGGYSTGGKLLLLLTAIYILMNIMLAQFAEQENNAAIDTLILADDLPVDAYIDNELEKWLDID; encoded by the coding sequence GTGAACGAACAAGAATTTGGAAAAAATATTGCCCGATTGTTGGATCAGAGTAGCGACGAAACTATCAATCAAAGTACGCTGTATCGGCTGCAATCAGCTCGCCAAGCCGCGCTGGAGCAATGCGAGCAGGAATCAGTAAAACTCATGAATTCAGGTCGCAATATTTCTGTTTATGGCAGACACGGTGGATATTCTACCGGTGGAAAGCTATTGCTATTGTTAACCGCGATATATATTTTGATGAATATCATGCTCGCCCAATTTGCTGAGCAGGAAAATAATGCAGCGATTGATACCTTGATACTGGCTGACGATTTGCCAGTGGATGCTTACATTGATAATGAGCTTGAGAAATGGCTGGATATCGATTAA
- a CDS encoding RNA polymerase sigma factor: MATRQELSDFLIEIERRAYKQALFAVQDTHVALDIVQDSMMKLTAKYAAKPIEELPLLFQRILQNTIRDHYRRQKIRSLWTSLFSSFTPDDRDKNHEDFDILETLPIKQESNDPSTQLEKAQLIRLIEEAIKTLPLRQREAFILRYWEEMSLAETAIIMNCSEGSVKTHCSRATHTLATILKAKGVKL, encoded by the coding sequence CTGGCTACTCGACAAGAACTCTCAGATTTTTTGATTGAAATCGAGAGACGTGCTTATAAGCAAGCTTTATTTGCAGTGCAAGATACCCATGTAGCCCTAGACATCGTTCAGGACTCCATGATGAAACTCACAGCAAAGTACGCAGCGAAACCAATCGAAGAGCTACCGCTTTTGTTTCAACGCATATTGCAAAATACCATCCGAGATCACTACCGAAGGCAAAAGATCCGCTCACTATGGACTTCTTTGTTTTCATCGTTTACGCCTGACGATCGGGATAAAAATCACGAAGACTTCGATATTCTCGAAACTTTACCGATAAAGCAGGAATCCAACGACCCCAGTACCCAACTTGAGAAAGCCCAGTTGATCCGGTTAATTGAAGAAGCGATAAAAACTCTTCCGTTGCGTCAACGCGAAGCTTTTATACTGCGTTATTGGGAAGAAATGAGTTTGGCGGAGACTGCTATAATTATGAACTGTTCGGAAGGAAGTGTAAAAACGCATTGTTCACGAGCAACGCATACATTAGCTACAATACTCAAAGCGAAAGGGGTGAAATTGTGA
- a CDS encoding DNA gyrase inhibitor YacG: MQQRKVNCPQCGEKVIWEATSRFRPFCSERCKTADLSQWAQESYRIPEPANTREEENN; encoded by the coding sequence ATGCAACAGCGTAAAGTTAACTGTCCACAATGTGGGGAAAAAGTAATTTGGGAAGCTACTAGTCGTTTCAGGCCCTTTTGTTCAGAGCGGTGCAAAACAGCGGATTTGTCGCAGTGGGCTCAAGAATCTTACCGAATTCCGGAGCCTGCGAATACTCGGGAAGAAGAAAATAACTGA
- a CDS encoding diguanylate cyclase → MDESVYDKNRELQRKLDHFIKQARANEKKQELYETFGFEIIGASTPKQLRDLLLSQSIVRFQLLDMVLCLVDHHKDADRLFFEHDEEARLGCANKLLILDVNNDAEIIQSFIVNPMLGTEALQKYHWMINGLKSSNQVKSAAFLPLLRSNQVIGAMMLLSQDPHRYQKGIGTFFLQKLSAMTAVAIENCLNQQRIKEISYQDALTQTYNRRYFDLRLKDEIARCIRWNDDLICMFLDVDHFKKINDSHGHQTGDSVLRHMVNLIKEQVRSCDIVARYGGEEFVVALPSTALHAAHEIAERLRKAICSSAIILYDKQLNISVSIGMASLRDLPVVLQQDADFICTTLLERADKALYEAKEGGRNQVVVYTNPIL, encoded by the coding sequence ATGGATGAGTCGGTTTATGATAAGAATCGTGAGTTACAGCGTAAGCTGGATCATTTCATCAAACAGGCCAGAGCCAATGAAAAAAAACAGGAGTTATACGAAACCTTTGGTTTTGAAATCATTGGTGCCAGCACCCCCAAACAGTTGCGCGATTTACTGCTATCCCAAAGTATTGTGCGTTTCCAGCTCTTGGATATGGTGCTGTGTCTCGTGGACCATCATAAGGACGCTGATCGCTTATTTTTTGAACATGACGAAGAAGCGCGTTTAGGCTGTGCAAATAAACTATTGATTCTTGATGTTAACAACGATGCGGAAATCATTCAGTCATTCATCGTTAATCCGATGTTGGGAACCGAAGCGCTACAGAAATATCATTGGATGATAAATGGTTTAAAATCATCGAATCAAGTCAAAAGTGCGGCTTTTTTACCACTGCTGCGCAGTAATCAGGTTATTGGTGCGATGATGCTGTTGAGCCAAGATCCACATCGTTACCAAAAGGGCATTGGGACTTTTTTTTTGCAGAAACTATCCGCCATGACAGCGGTTGCAATAGAAAACTGCCTCAATCAGCAGAGAATCAAGGAAATCAGTTATCAGGATGCGCTAACGCAAACCTACAACCGGCGTTATTTTGACTTGCGTCTTAAAGATGAAATTGCCCGATGCATTCGCTGGAATGATGATTTAATCTGTATGTTTCTCGATGTCGATCATTTCAAGAAAATCAATGATAGCCATGGTCACCAAACAGGTGATTCGGTGTTAAGACACATGGTGAACCTGATCAAGGAGCAAGTAAGATCCTGCGACATTGTAGCCCGTTATGGCGGAGAAGAATTCGTCGTGGCACTGCCTTCAACGGCCTTGCACGCTGCACATGAAATTGCTGAGCGATTACGCAAAGCAATTTGTTCCTCGGCGATTATTCTTTATGACAAGCAACTCAACATCTCGGTATCCATAGGTATGGCCAGTTTGCGAGACTTACCGGTTGTACTGCAGCAAGATGCTGACTTTATCTGTACAACCCTTTTGGAAAGAGCGGATAAAGCCCTATATGAGGCCAAAGAAGGCGGAAGAAATCAGGTGGTTGTGTATACCAATCCGATTTTATAG
- a CDS encoding Nudix family hydrolase encodes MSHITLPSPEFIPIVEVVAAVILQPDGRFLLAQRPKGKVYSGYWEFPGGKVESGESLLYALERELWEELGIHVRYAQPWISRTFTYAHATVRLHFFRVVEWEGKLIPREMQAVSWQMPQEIAVSPILPANGPILQALLLPPLYAITTASEIGIESALQRIDLALQNGLRLLQIREKQMEKDKLREFAEKIIALAHLHQAKVLINSDAELARETGADGVHLTSAQLMEISCRPDPEYGLCGASCHNAEELYAAELLRLDFVVLGPIQSTLSHPGLPPLGWRKFASIIRDYPLPVYALGGLSSEDLVIAQEMGAQGIAMMRGVA; translated from the coding sequence ATGAGTCATATCACCCTTCCCAGTCCTGAATTCATTCCTATCGTTGAAGTTGTCGCTGCCGTCATTCTGCAACCGGATGGCCGGTTTCTGCTGGCACAGAGACCGAAGGGCAAGGTATATTCGGGCTACTGGGAATTCCCCGGCGGCAAGGTTGAGTCGGGTGAGTCCTTGTTGTACGCGCTGGAGCGTGAGCTATGGGAAGAATTAGGTATCCATGTCCGTTATGCCCAGCCCTGGATATCACGGACTTTCACCTATGCGCACGCGACTGTGCGGCTGCATTTTTTTCGCGTGGTGGAATGGGAAGGCAAATTGATACCCAGAGAAATGCAGGCTGTATCCTGGCAGATGCCTCAAGAAATTGCAGTTTCTCCCATCTTGCCGGCAAATGGGCCGATTTTGCAGGCATTGTTGCTGCCACCGCTTTATGCCATCACAACTGCAAGCGAGATCGGGATCGAATCAGCCTTGCAGCGAATTGATCTCGCATTGCAAAACGGTTTGCGCTTACTGCAAATTCGCGAGAAACAAATGGAGAAAGATAAGCTGCGCGAGTTCGCAGAAAAAATAATTGCGCTGGCGCATCTCCATCAAGCAAAGGTCCTGATCAATAGCGATGCCGAGTTAGCGCGCGAGACCGGCGCTGATGGCGTACATTTGACATCAGCGCAACTGATGGAGATATCATGTCGCCCCGATCCGGAATATGGTTTATGTGGCGCATCCTGTCACAATGCCGAAGAACTCTATGCCGCGGAGCTGTTAAGGCTTGATTTTGTCGTATTGGGACCGATTCAATCGACCTTAAGTCATCCGGGACTACCACCACTGGGCTGGCGCAAGTTCGCTTCGATCATTCGCGACTATCCGTTGCCGGTTTATGCGCTTGGCGGACTCAGTTCGGAAGACTTGGTCATTGCGCAGGAAATGGGCGCGCAGGGTATTGCCATGATGCGCGGAGTCGCATAA
- a CDS encoding ATP-binding protein, with protein MSDWDKLYKRANKLLDRLEYFLPVNHPQPDWHASTAFRWRRQGNSGFIQPVTHPHQITLDALCGIDDQKQRIDQNTRQFVQGFPANNVLLTGARGTGKSSLIKALLNKYAEGGLRLIEVEKHHLIDAHDIVERIYQRPERFILFCDDLSFETDEPGYKALKVVLDGSIATVSDNVLIYATSNRRHMVPEFMRDNLDTRHIGEEVHPSETVEEKISLSERFGLWVSFYPFDQDQYLKIVHGWLVYFGIGKLTPQTRAEALQWALQRGSRSGRVAWQFARDLAGRTKSVSGKTP; from the coding sequence ATGAGTGATTGGGACAAACTGTATAAGCGTGCAAACAAACTGCTGGATCGCTTGGAGTATTTCTTGCCGGTGAATCATCCGCAACCGGATTGGCATGCTTCGACAGCTTTTCGATGGCGCAGGCAAGGAAACTCAGGATTTATTCAACCGGTGACGCACCCGCATCAAATTACGCTGGACGCATTATGCGGCATCGATGATCAGAAACAGCGTATCGATCAGAATACACGTCAGTTCGTACAAGGATTTCCGGCCAACAATGTGCTGCTAACCGGTGCGCGTGGCACGGGCAAATCGTCATTGATCAAGGCATTGCTGAACAAGTACGCTGAAGGCGGACTGCGCCTGATCGAAGTGGAAAAGCATCATCTGATCGATGCCCATGATATCGTCGAAAGAATTTATCAACGCCCGGAACGTTTTATTTTGTTTTGTGATGATTTATCGTTTGAAACCGACGAGCCGGGTTATAAAGCGCTTAAAGTGGTGCTGGATGGCTCGATTGCCACAGTTTCCGATAATGTGTTGATCTATGCAACGTCGAACCGGCGCCATATGGTTCCAGAGTTCATGCGCGACAATCTGGATACGCGGCATATCGGCGAGGAAGTGCATCCGAGCGAGACCGTCGAGGAGAAAATCTCATTGTCAGAGCGCTTTGGCTTATGGGTATCTTTTTATCCGTTCGATCAGGATCAGTATCTGAAAATTGTGCATGGCTGGCTGGTTTATTTCGGTATCGGCAAGCTGACCCCGCAGACTCGCGCTGAAGCATTACAATGGGCGCTGCAACGCGGATCGCGCAGCGGGCGCGTGGCCTGGCAGTTTGCACGGGATTTGGCGGGAAGAACAAAGTCGGTCAGCGGCAAAACCCCATGA
- the argJ gene encoding bifunctional glutamate N-acetyltransferase/amino-acid acetyltransferase ArgJ, with the protein MPVNISPLTAEQLLPVAGVTLGIAETGIKKANRKDLLVMVLDEGTRVAGVFTQNRFCAAPVIVAKRHLAQLVRALIINTGNANAGTGESGILNAQMTCATLARLLGLAPQQVLPFSTGVIMEPLPVDRIIQGLPAALENRRTNNWFDAAHAIMTTDIVPKAASKQVQIKGKTVTITGISKGSGMIRPNMATMLGYIATDAAISQPMLQKLVQHVADRSFNRITVDGDTSTNDAFIVMATGKAGNPEIVNPHTEEFCQLQDAITTVAAELAKMIVRDGEGATKFITVQVEDGQSRDECARVAYAIAHSPLVKTAFFASDPNLGRILAAIGYADIDDLDVDDIQLYLDDVLVAEKGGRAGNYREEDGQRVMHQAEITIRVVLNRGTASTTVWTCDFSYDYVKINASYRS; encoded by the coding sequence ATGCCTGTCAATATTTCCCCCTTAACTGCTGAACAACTGCTGCCCGTCGCGGGCGTGACCCTCGGTATTGCCGAAACCGGCATCAAGAAGGCAAATCGCAAGGATTTGCTGGTGATGGTACTGGACGAAGGCACGAGAGTCGCCGGGGTGTTTACGCAGAACCGTTTTTGCGCCGCGCCGGTGATCGTGGCCAAGCGGCATCTGGCGCAATTGGTACGCGCGCTGATAATCAACACCGGCAATGCCAATGCCGGAACCGGTGAATCCGGCATTCTCAATGCGCAAATGACGTGCGCAACATTGGCCAGGCTCCTGGGCCTTGCACCGCAACAGGTGTTGCCGTTTTCAACCGGTGTGATTATGGAACCGTTACCGGTGGATCGGATCATCCAGGGATTACCGGCGGCGTTGGAAAACCGTAGAACCAATAACTGGTTCGATGCAGCGCATGCGATCATGACCACGGATATCGTGCCCAAGGCGGCGTCGAAGCAAGTGCAGATCAAAGGCAAAACCGTGACAATCACCGGCATCTCTAAGGGTTCCGGCATGATCCGCCCGAATATGGCAACCATGCTGGGCTATATCGCGACCGATGCAGCCATCAGTCAGCCGATGCTGCAAAAGCTGGTACAGCATGTAGCGGATCGCTCGTTTAACCGCATTACCGTGGATGGCGATACCTCGACCAACGATGCATTCATCGTGATGGCAACCGGAAAAGCTGGTAACCCAGAAATTGTTAATCCCCACACCGAGGAATTCTGCCAGTTGCAGGATGCGATCACCACGGTTGCTGCCGAGCTGGCGAAAATGATCGTGCGCGATGGCGAAGGCGCGACCAAATTCATTACCGTGCAAGTCGAAGACGGCCAAAGCAGAGATGAATGCGCCAGAGTAGCATATGCAATTGCGCATTCACCGCTGGTCAAAACCGCATTTTTCGCGTCCGACCCGAATTTAGGGCGTATTCTGGCCGCCATCGGTTATGCGGACATCGATGATTTGGATGTCGATGACATTCAACTTTATCTGGATGACGTGTTGGTGGCGGAAAAAGGCGGTCGGGCAGGGAATTACCGCGAAGAAGACGGGCAGCGCGTGATGCATCAGGCTGAGATCACGATCCGTGTCGTACTCAATCGCGGCACCGCCTCAACCACCGTATGGACCTGCGATTTTTCGTATGATTATGTCAAGATTAATGCGAGTTACCGCAGCTGA
- a CDS encoding cold-shock protein — MATGTVKWFNDSKGFGFITPDDGGEDIFAHFSAISSGGYKSLREAQRVTFDITTGPKGKQASNIVPQ; from the coding sequence ATGGCAACAGGTACAGTAAAATGGTTCAATGATTCTAAAGGTTTTGGTTTTATCACCCCGGATGATGGTGGAGAAGACATATTTGCTCATTTCTCTGCAATCAGCAGCGGTGGTTACAAATCACTCCGAGAAGCTCAGCGTGTTACCTTCGATATCACAACCGGCCCCAAAGGTAAACAGGCATCCAATATCGTACCGCAGTAA
- a CDS encoding catalase codes for MSDSKKLTTAAGVPVPDNQNTMTVGPRGPALLQDIWLLEKLAHFDREVIPERRMHAKGSGAYGTFTVTHDITRYTRAKIFSHIGKKTDLFARFTTVAGERGAADAERDIRGFAVKFYTEEGNWDMVGNNTPVFFMRDPLKFPDLNHAVKRDPRTNMRSAKNNWDFWTLLPEALHQITIVMSDRGIPASYRTMHGFGSHTFSFINAGNERFWVKFHFKSQQGIKNLTDAEAEAIIGKDRESHQRDLYEAIGRGDFPRWVLQIQIMPEAAASQLPYNPFDLTKVWPHKDFPLIEVGVMELNRNPENFFAEVEQSAFNPANVAPGISFSPDKMLQARLFSYGDAQRYRLGVNHHLIPVNAPRCPFHSYHRDGQMRVDDNHGATLGYEPNSYGEWQEQPDFREPPLSVEGAADHWNHREDTDYYSQPGALFRLMTPVQQQTLFANTANSISGVPREIQIRHIRHCLKADPAYGKGIADALGIPLLDVTA; via the coding sequence ATGAGTGATTCAAAAAAATTGACCACGGCCGCCGGTGTGCCTGTACCCGATAATCAGAATACCATGACGGTCGGACCCCGGGGCCCCGCTTTGCTGCAGGATATATGGCTGCTCGAGAAGCTGGCACATTTCGATCGCGAAGTGATTCCTGAACGGCGCATGCATGCAAAAGGTTCCGGTGCTTATGGCACGTTCACGGTGACACACGATATAACCCGGTACACGCGGGCTAAAATTTTTTCGCACATTGGCAAAAAAACGGATCTGTTCGCACGTTTCACTACAGTGGCCGGTGAGCGTGGTGCGGCAGATGCCGAGCGCGACATCCGTGGTTTCGCGGTTAAATTTTATACTGAAGAAGGCAACTGGGATATGGTTGGGAATAATACGCCGGTATTCTTTATGCGTGATCCGCTGAAGTTCCCCGACTTGAATCATGCTGTGAAACGTGATCCGCGTACCAACATGCGCAGCGCAAAGAACAACTGGGATTTCTGGACGTTGTTACCGGAAGCGTTGCACCAGATCACCATTGTCATGTCTGACCGCGGTATTCCTGCCAGTTATCGCACCATGCATGGTTTTGGATCGCACACCTTTAGTTTTATCAACGCTGGTAACGAACGTTTTTGGGTTAAGTTCCACTTTAAGAGCCAGCAAGGCATCAAGAATCTGACCGATGCAGAAGCCGAAGCGATTATTGGCAAAGATCGCGAAAGTCATCAACGTGATCTGTATGAAGCTATCGGGCGGGGTGACTTTCCGAGGTGGGTGTTGCAAATACAGATTATGCCGGAAGCTGCTGCATCCCAATTGCCATATAATCCGTTTGACCTGACCAAGGTATGGCCGCACAAGGATTTTCCGCTGATCGAAGTGGGTGTGATGGAACTCAATCGCAATCCGGAGAATTTTTTCGCCGAAGTTGAGCAATCAGCTTTCAATCCGGCTAACGTTGCGCCAGGTATCAGCTTTTCGCCCGATAAAATGCTGCAAGCCCGTCTTTTCTCCTATGGCGATGCGCAGCGCTACCGGCTTGGTGTCAATCACCACTTGATCCCGGTGAATGCTCCGCGCTGTCCGTTTCACAGCTATCATCGTGATGGTCAGATGCGCGTCGACGATAATCATGGTGCTACGCTCGGCTATGAACCCAATAGCTATGGCGAATGGCAGGAGCAACCGGATTTTCGTGAGCCGCCCTTGTCTGTTGAAGGCGCCGCCGATCATTGGAATCATCGTGAAGATACCGACTACTATTCACAACCCGGTGCTTTATTTCGTTTGATGACGCCGGTGCAACAACAAACTTTGTTTGCCAACACGGCTAACTCGATCAGTGGTGTTCCACGCGAGATTCAGATTCGCCATATCCGGCATTGCCTTAAGGCTGATCCCGCTTATGGAAAAGGTATTGCTGATGCGTTGGGTATTCCGTTATTGGACGTTACCGCTTAG
- a CDS encoding surface-adhesin E family protein, with protein sequence MIKLLALTMTLISTSAMAEWTKVGESSLNGGYTAYADVASIQKAGDRAKMWALFDYQTVQKTSGVEYLSERIRREYDCNQKQMRKLAYKFFSWNMEGGDLIRSYNQPQKWVPIPPDSVDEAEWKVACNN encoded by the coding sequence ATGATAAAACTATTAGCTTTGACAATGACTCTGATCAGTACCAGCGCGATGGCGGAATGGACCAAAGTAGGTGAAAGCAGTCTCAATGGCGGCTATACCGCCTACGCCGACGTGGCTTCGATCCAGAAGGCCGGAGACCGCGCCAAAATGTGGGCTTTGTTTGATTACCAAACCGTGCAAAAAACCTCCGGTGTTGAATATTTATCAGAAAGAATCCGCCGCGAGTACGATTGTAATCAAAAGCAAATGCGCAAACTGGCTTACAAGTTTTTCAGCTGGAATATGGAAGGCGGCGATCTGATCCGTTCCTACAATCAACCGCAAAAATGGGTACCGATCCCGCCGGATAGCGTCGATGAAGCAGAATGGAAAGTAGCCTGTAACAATTGA
- a CDS encoding AI-2E family transporter → MKKNLLVTNNVSMLIALALVLGFLYWARIIVIPIALSILLTFLLAPIVAWLQQHGVARVVAVALAASLALSTIVGAIWGVTSQIGSLLDTYPQYENNILSKLNQITERDRDGILDKLQVVTERITEKLTNNPAIEDKLPIPADKKEKIEAQPVRIVDDGPFQLSQLWSVFGPMLEPLANAGLIIVLVCFMLLNREDLRDRVISLIGVEQLAHTTRAFEDAGERVSRYLLMQLLINLGYGVAVALGLWLLDVPYAALWGFFGALLRYIPYLGAWLTAILPITLSLLLSPDWSLAIMVLAMFCVLELITNMIIEPMLYGRGIGVSQAALLVCVAFWTWLWGPIGLILASPLTVCIVVLGRYVPYLGFLDTLLGDRPTLSAGQRFYQRLLADDIDEASDIVEKQLSDTDHTLVQAFDSLAIPALMQARTDLRHGKIDTDEQNELIDNLTAVIKEYEEETKENEKQEQTERNIILVIPA, encoded by the coding sequence ATGAAAAAAAATCTTTTGGTTACCAATAACGTATCAATGCTAATAGCTCTGGCATTAGTACTGGGCTTCCTTTATTGGGCAAGGATAATTGTTATTCCTATCGCGTTATCGATTCTTTTAACTTTTCTACTTGCGCCAATCGTAGCATGGCTACAGCAGCATGGTGTCGCTAGAGTCGTAGCGGTTGCCCTAGCAGCTTCGCTGGCATTAAGCACCATTGTAGGGGCAATTTGGGGGGTAACCAGTCAAATTGGAAGCTTATTGGATACCTATCCCCAATATGAAAACAATATTTTATCCAAACTCAATCAAATCACCGAGCGCGACCGTGATGGGATATTAGACAAGTTACAGGTTGTAACAGAACGCATTACCGAGAAATTGACAAATAATCCGGCAATTGAAGACAAATTACCCATCCCTGCCGACAAAAAAGAAAAAATAGAAGCTCAACCCGTACGTATTGTAGACGATGGCCCTTTTCAACTTTCACAATTATGGTCTGTTTTTGGTCCGATGCTAGAACCTCTGGCTAATGCGGGATTAATCATTGTGCTGGTTTGCTTTATGCTGCTTAATCGTGAAGATTTACGCGATCGTGTCATTTCGTTGATCGGTGTAGAACAATTAGCCCATACAACCCGAGCATTCGAGGATGCGGGTGAACGCGTCAGCAGGTATTTGCTGATGCAATTGCTGATAAATTTAGGATACGGTGTCGCGGTGGCTCTGGGTTTATGGTTACTCGACGTTCCTTACGCAGCGTTATGGGGGTTCTTTGGGGCGCTGTTACGTTATATTCCTTATCTCGGCGCATGGCTGACTGCAATCCTACCCATTACGCTGAGTTTACTGCTCTCACCGGACTGGTCATTGGCGATAATGGTGCTCGCAATGTTTTGCGTACTTGAGCTGATAACCAATATGATCATCGAACCTATGCTTTATGGTCGTGGCATCGGTGTATCTCAGGCAGCTTTACTGGTTTGTGTCGCGTTTTGGACATGGCTGTGGGGACCTATCGGCCTTATCTTAGCTTCACCACTGACTGTTTGTATCGTAGTGCTGGGTCGATATGTTCCTTACTTAGGCTTTCTGGATACGTTGCTCGGCGACCGGCCCACCCTGTCAGCCGGACAGCGCTTTTATCAACGATTATTAGCCGATGACATCGATGAAGCTTCTGACATAGTTGAAAAACAGCTTTCTGATACTGATCATACCTTAGTACAAGCATTCGACAGTTTAGCCATTCCTGCGTTAATGCAAGCCAGGACCGATTTACGCCACGGTAAAATTGATACCGATGAACAAAATGAATTAATCGATAATTTAACAGCAGTCATTAAAGAATATGAAGAAGAAACCAAAGAAAATGAAAAGCAAGAACAGACTGAGCGCAATATTATTTTAGTCATTCCAGCATGA
- a CDS encoding aldehyde dehydrogenase family protein, translating into MEKKLESRSSYSNFDRLLINGQWRHGKGSKILHDLNPYDGSTLVEIPHANRDDMDEAYRGAAKAQHAWAALIPGQRATIMRRAAQIMEARREEIVSWIIHESGGTRIKANLEWNAVHGVLLEATTLPYLVEGRILPADIPGKESRMYRKPVGVVGVISPWNWPFQLTARSAAPALAVGNAVVVKPASDTPITGGLLFAKILEEAGLPAGVLSIIVGAGSEIGDAFVTHPIPRVISFTGSTPVGRNIARLAAEGPMLKRLELELGGNGPFVVLNDADLGQAVEAAVFGKFLHQGQTCMSVNRFIIEDRIHDEFVEHFADRVRQLKVGDPNAADTMIGPIINESQLNSLQQRIHDAISSGARQMAGGEAQGLVLPPHVFSQVTNQMPLAQTESFGPIAPIIRARNETDALNIANDTDLGLAAAVFTQDVERGLRFAQQLESGMAHINDQPVNDLPYNPFGGEKNSGVGRFNGVWAVAAFTTDQWISIQHTPRHYPFNAQTIA; encoded by the coding sequence ATGGAAAAGAAATTAGAATCCCGATCATCTTATTCGAATTTCGACCGACTACTCATCAATGGCCAATGGCGCCACGGCAAAGGCTCTAAGATTTTACACGATCTCAATCCTTATGATGGTAGTACGCTGGTCGAAATACCTCATGCCAATCGCGATGACATGGACGAAGCCTATCGCGGTGCCGCCAAAGCACAGCACGCATGGGCGGCATTAATACCGGGCCAGCGCGCAACCATCATGCGCCGTGCGGCGCAGATTATGGAAGCGCGCCGTGAAGAAATTGTGTCGTGGATCATTCATGAATCCGGCGGCACGCGCATCAAAGCCAATCTGGAATGGAACGCAGTACATGGTGTACTTCTGGAGGCAACTACCCTGCCTTATTTGGTAGAAGGCCGGATTCTTCCGGCGGACATTCCCGGCAAGGAAAGCCGCATGTATCGTAAACCCGTGGGAGTTGTCGGTGTGATCAGCCCCTGGAATTGGCCATTTCAACTTACCGCCCGCTCTGCAGCGCCCGCGCTCGCGGTTGGTAACGCGGTCGTGGTCAAGCCAGCCAGTGATACTCCAATAACGGGCGGGCTGCTGTTTGCAAAAATCCTTGAAGAAGCGGGATTGCCTGCGGGTGTACTCAGCATTATCGTGGGTGCAGGCAGCGAGATTGGCGATGCGTTTGTCACCCATCCTATTCCTCGTGTCATATCGTTTACCGGTTCGACGCCGGTTGGTCGCAATATCGCAAGATTGGCAGCCGAAGGACCCATGCTAAAGCGGCTTGAATTGGAATTGGGTGGTAATGGCCCATTTGTGGTATTGAATGACGCCGATCTGGGACAGGCCGTGGAAGCCGCCGTGTTCGGTAAATTTTTACACCAGGGCCAGACCTGCATGAGCGTTAACCGCTTCATTATTGAAGATCGGATTCACGATGAGTTTGTCGAGCACTTTGCTGATCGGGTACGGCAACTGAAAGTAGGCGATCCGAATGCAGCAGATACCATGATCGGTCCGATTATCAATGAATCCCAGTTAAATAGTTTGCAGCAACGGATCCACGATGCCATTTCATCTGGAGCCCGCCAAATGGCGGGGGGTGAAGCACAAGGCCTGGTGCTTCCACCGCATGTATTCTCTCAAGTCACCAATCAGATGCCATTGGCGCAAACGGAATCATTCGGCCCCATAGCACCGATCATACGCGCGCGCAATGAAACGGATGCGTTGAATATCGCCAACGACACCGACCTTGGATTGGCTGCCGCGGTGTTTACGCAGGATGTTGAACGCGGCCTACGGTTCGCGCAACAACTCGAATCGGGCATGGCGCATATCAATGACCAACCGGTCAATGATTTACCTTATAACCCCTTCGGCGGTGAAAAGAACTCAGGAGTCGGCCGCTTCAATGGCGTCTGGGCCGTCGCAGCATTCACGACCGATCAATGGATAAGCATTCAGCATACGCCGCGCCACTACCCATTCAACGCACAGACCATTGCCTGA